In Clostridium sp. DL-VIII, the following proteins share a genomic window:
- a CDS encoding DeoR/GlpR transcriptional regulator produces the protein MISNDLEIVRLLRNSNVELITCGGTVQKSTGSIYGYYAIHMLEHMKFDIGFFGTSAIDEKLNMMTPTSDKAFLKKQIVGQCQQSFLVADKSKFNRRALTYVNSVTDYTYVVTDYKFNEEEKAILKNGETKILSLINIEKMK, from the coding sequence GTGATATCAAACGATTTGGAGATTGTTCGTCTTCTGAGAAACAGCAATGTGGAATTGATAACTTGTGGTGGAACTGTGCAAAAAAGTACAGGAAGTATCTATGGTTATTATGCAATACATATGTTGGAACATATGAAGTTTGACATTGGATTTTTTGGAACATCTGCTATTGATGAAAAACTTAACATGATGACGCCTACATCTGACAAAGCATTCCTAAAGAAGCAGATTGTTGGTCAATGTCAGCAGTCATTTCTTGTGGCAGATAAATCTAAATTTAACAGAAGAGCTTTGACCTACGTGAATTCAGTTACAGATTATACTTATGTAGTTACGGATTATAAATTTAATGAGGAAGAAAAAGCCATTCTGAAAAATGGTGAAACTAAAATTTTATCTTTAATTAATATAGAAAAAATGAAATAA
- a CDS encoding zf-HC2 domain-containing protein, with amino-acid sequence MKCEIIRDLLPLYIDTTCSKKSTILVEEHLQNCI; translated from the coding sequence ATGAAATGTGAAATAATTAGAGACTTATTACCTTTGTATATTGATACTACATGTAGCAAAAAAAGTACAATTCTTGTTGAAGAACATTTACAGAATTGTATATAA
- a CDS encoding DUF362 domain-containing protein produces the protein MKLLLSKKNSNSKSKSVVYMTEDISAEGLMAIYTVLNCKAIGKVAVKISSGEPGGHHFLSAKLIAPLVQIVNGTIVECNTAYGGRRADTESHHKVLEEHGFTAIAPVDIMDAEGSIRIPIIGGKHLKEDIVGASFANYDFVVNLAHFKGHAMGGLGGVIKNMSIGIASSIGKSLIHSAGKETTGFSPNTPQDDFLESMAEAAKGVADYVGKNIIYINVMNNLSVDCDCDSHPARPEMNDIGILSSLDPVALDQACVDLVYAAGGKALIERMESRHGIHTLEHAEKIGLGTRNYDLYEI, from the coding sequence ATGAAATTATTATTAAGCAAGAAGAATAGCAATAGCAAGAGTAAATCTGTTGTTTACATGACAGAAGATATTAGTGCAGAAGGATTAATGGCAATTTATACGGTATTAAATTGTAAGGCAATAGGAAAAGTTGCAGTGAAAATTTCTAGTGGTGAACCTGGAGGGCATCATTTTCTATCTGCGAAATTAATAGCTCCGTTAGTTCAAATAGTAAATGGGACTATTGTTGAGTGCAATACTGCATATGGTGGAAGACGTGCAGATACAGAATCTCATCATAAAGTTTTGGAAGAACATGGGTTTACTGCCATAGCGCCAGTTGATATTATGGATGCAGAAGGTTCAATAAGAATTCCTATTATAGGAGGAAAGCATTTGAAAGAGGATATAGTTGGTGCAAGTTTTGCAAACTATGATTTTGTAGTGAACCTCGCACACTTCAAAGGCCATGCTATGGGAGGTTTGGGAGGTGTAATTAAGAATATGTCTATTGGTATTGCATCTTCAATAGGAAAAAGCTTGATTCACAGTGCAGGTAAAGAAACTACTGGTTTTTCTCCAAATACACCACAAGATGATTTCTTAGAATCTATGGCGGAAGCCGCAAAAGGAGTGGCAGATTATGTTGGAAAAAATATTATCTATATTAATGTTATGAATAATTTGTCAGTAGACTGTGATTGTGATTCTCATCCTGCAAGACCGGAAATGAACGATATCGGAATTCTCTCATCACTAGATCCTGTTGCGTTAGATCAGGCATGTGTAGATCTTGTATATGCAGCAGGTGGAAAAGCTTTGATTGAGAGAATGGAATCAAGACATGGAATTCATACGTTGGAGCATGCAGAGAAAATTGGCTTAGGAACTCGTAATTATGATTTATATGAAATCTAA
- a CDS encoding MerR family transcriptional regulator: MAIAEINEKRNTTINTLHYYEHVGVIPYMNCTTNEISNYTKQDCEWIYFTKCMRSAVFSIATLIDYVLLFQQDDVTVDVRKKLLIEHLKKLVAIMEDMCQILERLNYEIERYEQVVVPRENTLKI, encoded by the coding sequence ATGGCCATCGCAGAAATAAATGAAAAACGTAATACTACAATTAACACACTTCACTATTATGAACATGTTGGAGTAATCCCTTATATGAACTGTACCACGAATGAAATCAGTAATTATACGAAACAAGATTGTGAATGGATTTATTTTACTAAATGTATGCGATCAGCAGTTTTTTCGATTGCAACATTAATTGACTATGTTTTACTCTTTCAACAGGACGATGTGACTGTTGATGTTAGGAAAAAGCTTTTGATCGAGCATCTTAAAAAGTTAGTAGCAATAATGGAAGACATGTGTCAAATCTTAGAACGCTTGAATTACGAAATTGAAAGATACGAGCAAGTAGTTGTTCCAAGGGAAAATACGTTAAAAATTTAA
- a CDS encoding PRD domain-containing protein, translating to MKIEKIINNNLVQSFDNNNKEVLVMGCGLGFKKKNGEIIDKDKVEKIYSLEDKNYSNKLIELLSDIPLEVIQTTNEIVSYARYSLGKKLNDNIYILLTDHINFAMERVKEGVQFKNPLLWEIKRFYNHEFLIGKEALQIIQKRLKVDLPEDEAANIALHIVNAQLNSSNIDDTMSMTNMIQNILNIVKFHYKLELDEYSLHYERFITHLKFFSQRIFRGSEIEDEDKSLSEMMREKYKEAYKCTEKIKKYIKSEFNSELTDEEMMYLAVHINRVTKQTE from the coding sequence ATGAAGATAGAGAAGATAATTAATAATAATCTAGTACAATCTTTTGATAATAACAATAAAGAAGTTCTTGTTATGGGATGTGGACTTGGATTCAAGAAAAAAAATGGTGAAATTATTGATAAAGATAAAGTTGAAAAGATTTATTCTCTAGAAGATAAAAATTATTCAAATAAATTAATAGAATTATTATCTGATATCCCTTTAGAAGTAATTCAAACAACTAATGAAATAGTATCCTATGCAAGATATTCTCTCGGAAAAAAGCTAAATGATAACATTTATATTTTACTAACAGATCACATAAATTTTGCAATGGAAAGAGTTAAAGAAGGGGTGCAGTTTAAAAATCCGTTATTATGGGAAATAAAAAGATTTTATAATCATGAGTTTTTAATTGGTAAAGAGGCGCTCCAAATAATTCAAAAAAGGTTAAAAGTTGATTTACCAGAAGATGAAGCTGCAAACATTGCGTTACATATTGTTAATGCTCAACTTAACTCTAGCAATATAGATGACACTATGAGTATGACTAATATGATTCAAAATATTTTAAATATAGTAAAGTTTCATTATAAGTTAGAATTAGATGAATATTCACTTCACTATGAAAGATTTATTACTCATTTAAAATTCTTTTCTCAAAGAATTTTTAGAGGAAGTGAAATTGAAGATGAGGATAAAAGTCTTTCTGAAATGATGAGAGAAAAATATAAGGAAGCATATAAATGTACAGAAAAAATTAAAAAATATATTAAAAGTGAATTTAATTCAGAACTTACCGATGAAGAAATGATGTATTTAGCAGTTCATATAAATAGGGTCACAAAACAAACTGAATAG
- a CDS encoding beta-glucoside-specific PTS transporter subunit IIABC encodes MDYSIVAKKILEKIGGESNVNSVIHCMTRLRFTLKDESIVNDEEVKKINGVMGIMKKGGQYQIIIGNEVSKCYKEVLKLGDFSDSVNNTTSSNEKQNIITKVLDVISGSMSATMPAIIGAGMVKVLVVLLTTIGLLSNTSQTYAILSALGDATFYFLPIILVISTSKKFNINPYIFAAVIGVMVYPDFVKLLGSETPVSFLGLPVTQASYGYSVIPIIMMAWVMKYIEEFVDKITPAVTKNFLKPMLILLIAMPIAIIVIGPIGFLVGKGLSTVMYTIQDKANWIALPLMAAFMPLIVMTGMHWAFVPIALAALANPGGYETLLLVAMLPSNLAQGASSLAVSLKSKNKDLKQVASASSISALLAGVTEPAMYGVTLKYKKPLVASMIASGIAGIYAGIVYLKVYVFATPALISIVQFINPNGGSNFINALITAAIALIGSFVLTWIIGFDDPANEDNEERSDEGKIEVREANLDKVESKSESIILCPIQGKSVSLSQVNDITFSEEIMGKGIAIIPNIGKTVSPVNGVVSALFETKHAIGITSDDGIEILIHIGLDTVKLGGKHFTAYVKSGDKVNAGDLLVEFDIEAIKKEGYEVITPVLVTNASDYKDVLSLIDKDVKEKDELIKVVK; translated from the coding sequence ATGGACTATTCAATAGTAGCAAAAAAAATATTAGAAAAAATAGGTGGAGAAAGTAATGTCAATAGTGTCATACACTGTATGACAAGACTTAGATTTACCTTAAAAGATGAAAGTATTGTAAATGATGAAGAAGTTAAAAAAATAAATGGTGTTATGGGTATTATGAAAAAAGGCGGTCAATATCAAATAATTATAGGAAATGAAGTTTCTAAATGTTATAAAGAAGTATTAAAGCTTGGTGATTTTAGTGATAGTGTTAATAATACTACAAGTTCAAATGAAAAACAAAATATAATTACAAAAGTACTAGATGTAATATCAGGAAGTATGTCAGCTACTATGCCAGCAATAATTGGTGCAGGTATGGTAAAGGTGTTAGTAGTATTGCTTACAACTATTGGACTTTTATCAAATACTAGTCAGACTTATGCTATATTATCAGCTCTTGGAGATGCAACGTTTTATTTTTTACCAATAATACTTGTAATTTCCACTTCTAAAAAGTTTAATATTAATCCATATATATTTGCGGCAGTAATAGGTGTTATGGTATATCCTGATTTTGTAAAATTACTTGGTTCAGAAACACCTGTATCATTTTTAGGGTTACCAGTTACACAGGCAAGTTATGGTTATTCAGTTATTCCGATAATAATGATGGCATGGGTAATGAAATATATAGAAGAATTTGTAGATAAAATCACTCCTGCTGTTACAAAGAATTTTTTAAAACCAATGTTAATATTACTTATAGCTATGCCAATTGCAATAATAGTTATTGGACCAATTGGATTCTTAGTAGGTAAGGGTTTATCAACAGTTATGTATACAATTCAAGATAAGGCAAATTGGATTGCATTACCTTTAATGGCTGCATTTATGCCGTTAATAGTTATGACAGGAATGCATTGGGCATTTGTGCCTATAGCATTAGCAGCTTTAGCTAATCCAGGAGGATATGAAACATTATTGTTAGTTGCAATGCTCCCATCTAATTTAGCACAAGGAGCATCATCTCTAGCAGTATCACTAAAATCTAAAAATAAAGATTTAAAACAAGTTGCAAGTGCATCAAGTATTTCAGCGTTACTTGCAGGAGTAACAGAACCTGCAATGTATGGTGTTACATTAAAATATAAAAAACCTTTAGTAGCAAGTATGATAGCAAGTGGTATAGCAGGTATTTATGCAGGAATTGTATATTTAAAAGTATATGTTTTTGCAACACCAGCACTTATATCAATAGTTCAATTTATTAATCCAAATGGAGGCTCTAACTTTATTAATGCTCTAATAACAGCAGCTATTGCATTGATAGGCTCATTTGTATTAACATGGATAATTGGATTTGATGATCCAGCAAATGAAGATAATGAAGAGAGATCAGATGAAGGAAAAATAGAAGTCAGAGAAGCTAATTTAGATAAAGTTGAATCTAAAAGTGAATCAATAATTTTATGTCCAATTCAAGGAAAATCAGTGTCATTAAGCCAAGTAAATGATATAACATTCTCAGAGGAAATAATGGGAAAAGGTATAGCTATAATACCCAATATAGGTAAAACAGTATCACCAGTTAATGGGGTAGTTTCAGCATTATTTGAAACAAAACATGCTATAGGAATTACATCTGATGATGGAATAGAAATTTTGATACACATAGGATTAGATACAGTAAAATTAGGTGGAAAACATTTTACGGCTTATGTTAAGAGCGGCGATAAAGTAAATGCAGGAGATTTATTAGTTGAATTTGATATAGAAGCAATAAAAAAAGAAGGATATGAAGTAATAACCCCAGTTCTTGTTACTAATGCAAGTGATTATAAAGATGTATTATCATTAATAGACAAAGACGTAAAAGAAAAAGATGAATTAATAAAAGTAGTAAAGTAA
- a CDS encoding glycoside hydrolase family 1 protein produces MSIKFPEGFLWGGATAANQFEGAYNEDGKGLSTQDIAPKGVMGPLTDKPTEDNMKLIGIDFYHRYKEDIKLFAEMGFKVFRLSIAWSRIFPNGDDEEPNEKGLQFYDDVFDELAKYGIEPLVTISHYETPLALAKNYDGWVNRKLIRFFENYVRTIFTRYKDKVKYWLTFNEINSATHFPYMSAGIWTTKEQLSKQDLYQAMHHELVASALAVKIGHEINSEFKIGCMILGVPNYPLTPKPRDVLKAMEADRQNLFFGDVHARGEYPRYMNRFFKENNIEIRMEPGDKEILKNTIDFVSFSYYMSSCATADVEKDIKGKGNLVGGVHNPYLKASDWGWQIDPEGLRYILNQFYDRYQKPLFIVENGLGAVDELIINKNGNKTVNDDYRINYLNDHLVQVAEAIEDGVELMGYTTWGCIDLVSASTAELKKRYGFIYVDRHDDGSGTLERYKKKSFYWYKEIIAANGANLIY; encoded by the coding sequence ATGTCGATTAAATTTCCAGAAGGATTTTTATGGGGAGGAGCCACAGCTGCTAACCAATTTGAAGGCGCATATAATGAAGATGGTAAAGGATTATCAACTCAAGATATAGCACCGAAAGGAGTGATGGGGCCTTTAACAGATAAGCCGACAGAAGATAATATGAAGCTTATAGGAATTGATTTTTATCATAGATATAAAGAAGATATTAAGCTATTTGCAGAAATGGGATTTAAAGTTTTTAGATTATCTATTGCTTGGTCAAGAATATTTCCAAATGGTGATGATGAAGAGCCAAATGAAAAGGGATTACAATTTTACGATGATGTGTTTGATGAATTAGCTAAGTATGGAATAGAGCCACTAGTCACAATTTCACACTATGAAACTCCACTCGCACTTGCTAAGAATTATGATGGATGGGTTAACAGAAAGCTAATAAGATTTTTTGAAAACTATGTAAGAACAATATTTACTAGATATAAAGATAAGGTGAAATATTGGCTAACTTTCAATGAAATAAATTCTGCAACTCATTTTCCTTATATGAGCGCTGGAATATGGACTACAAAAGAACAATTAAGTAAACAAGATTTATATCAGGCTATGCATCATGAGTTAGTGGCAAGTGCACTTGCAGTAAAAATTGGTCATGAAATAAATTCAGAATTTAAAATTGGTTGTATGATTCTTGGAGTACCAAACTATCCATTAACACCAAAACCAAGGGATGTACTTAAAGCTATGGAAGCAGATAGGCAAAATCTTTTCTTTGGAGATGTTCATGCAAGGGGAGAATATCCAAGATATATGAATAGATTTTTTAAGGAAAACAACATAGAAATAAGGATGGAACCTGGTGATAAAGAAATATTAAAAAATACAATAGATTTTGTTTCATTTAGTTACTACATGAGTTCATGTGCAACTGCAGATGTTGAGAAAGATATAAAAGGAAAAGGAAATCTTGTTGGTGGAGTACACAATCCATATTTAAAAGCATCAGACTGGGGATGGCAGATAGATCCAGAAGGATTAAGATATATACTTAATCAATTCTATGATAGATATCAAAAACCATTATTTATAGTTGAAAATGGATTAGGAGCTGTTGATGAATTAATAATAAATAAGAATGGTAATAAAACTGTAAATGATGACTATAGGATTAATTACTTGAATGATCATCTTGTTCAAGTTGCAGAAGCAATTGAAGATGGTGTTGAACTCATGGGGTACACTACGTGGGGATGTATAGATTTAGTAAGTGCATCAACAGCTGAACTAAAAAAAAGATATGGATTTATCTATGTAGATAGACATGATGATGGGAGTGGAACTTTAGAAAGGTATAAGAAAAAGAGCTTTTATTGGTACAAGGAAATTATTGCTGCAAATGGAGCAAATTTAATATACTAA
- a CDS encoding histidine phosphatase family protein — MKKVLYLMRHGQTLFNIRRKIQGWCDSPLTELGIAQAKVVGQYFRDNNIIFDHAYSSTLERACDTLEQVTDMSYTRVKGLKEWNFGKLEGESENLNPKIPYGDFFIQFGGEGEMEMRDRISNILLEIMNKEDNQVVLVVSHGASCRGFMRKWAHTSDVTQKERIGNCCILKFEYENNEFRLIEVINHNFENLNQ, encoded by the coding sequence ATGAAGAAAGTATTATATCTAATGAGACATGGACAGACTTTATTTAATATTAGAAGAAAAATTCAAGGATGGTGTGATTCGCCATTAACTGAATTAGGTATTGCTCAAGCAAAAGTTGTAGGGCAATATTTTAGAGATAATAATATTATATTTGATCATGCTTATTCATCTACTTTAGAAAGGGCTTGTGATACTTTAGAACAAGTTACAGATATGTCTTATACAAGAGTAAAGGGGTTAAAAGAGTGGAATTTTGGAAAGCTCGAAGGGGAGAGTGAAAATTTAAATCCAAAGATTCCTTATGGTGATTTTTTCATTCAGTTCGGTGGCGAAGGTGAAATGGAAATGAGAGATAGAATTTCCAATATACTATTAGAAATCATGAATAAGGAAGATAATCAAGTTGTATTAGTAGTTTCCCATGGTGCTTCATGTAGAGGTTTTATGAGAAAATGGGCACATACTAGTGATGTTACTCAAAAAGAAAGAATTGGAAACTGTTGCATATTGAAATTTGAATATGAAAATAATGAATTCAGACTCATAGAAGTTATTAATCATAATTTTGAAAATCTCAACCAATAA